A window from Planctomycetia bacterium encodes these proteins:
- a CDS encoding ferrochelatase → MSLPYDALLLVSFGGPEKMDDVLPFLENVLRGKPVPRERMLEVAHHYEQFQGVSPLNAQNRELIAALQQRFAQDGPELPIYFGNRNWHPLLADTLRRMADDGVRQALAFVTSAYSSYSGCRQYRENIAAAQAEVGESAPAIDKIRVFYNHPLFIEAVADRISVAMSPLPEDRRAKAALVFTAHSIPMAMASNCRYVEQLTETCRLTVERLGHERWHLVYQSRSGPPSQPWLEPDVCDHLRALAEQGVRDVVMSPVGFLSDHMEILFDLDTEARELCETLQVNLIRAATVGTHPKYVEMIRELILERLSNSPTRRAIGEFPANHDVCPEDCCLSGRPAKL, encoded by the coding sequence GTGAGCTTACCGTACGACGCCTTGCTGCTCGTCTCTTTCGGCGGTCCGGAGAAAATGGACGACGTGCTGCCATTTCTGGAAAACGTCCTGCGCGGTAAGCCGGTGCCGCGCGAGCGGATGCTGGAAGTCGCGCATCATTACGAACAATTCCAGGGCGTCAGTCCCTTGAACGCGCAGAATCGCGAGCTGATCGCGGCGCTCCAGCAGCGTTTTGCCCAGGACGGTCCCGAGTTGCCGATTTACTTCGGCAACCGGAACTGGCATCCGCTGCTGGCGGACACGTTGCGACGCATGGCCGATGACGGCGTGCGCCAAGCGCTGGCCTTTGTCACGTCGGCGTACAGCTCTTACTCCGGCTGCCGGCAATACCGGGAAAACATCGCGGCGGCCCAGGCCGAGGTCGGCGAGTCCGCGCCAGCGATCGACAAGATTCGGGTGTTCTACAACCACCCGCTGTTTATTGAAGCCGTAGCGGATCGAATCTCTGTCGCGATGTCGCCGTTGCCGGAAGATCGCCGAGCGAAGGCGGCGCTGGTGTTCACCGCGCACAGCATTCCCATGGCGATGGCCAGCAATTGCCGCTACGTCGAGCAACTGACGGAGACGTGCCGGCTTACAGTCGAACGATTAGGACACGAGCGCTGGCACTTGGTTTACCAAAGCCGCAGCGGGCCGCCTTCGCAACCGTGGCTGGAACCGGATGTTTGCGATCACTTGCGGGCGCTCGCCGAACAAGGCGTGCGGGACGTGGTGATGTCGCCCGTCGGTTTCCTCTCCGATCACATGGAAATCCTCTTCGACCTCGACACCGAAGCCCGCGAGCTGTGCGAAACGCTCCAGGTGAACCTGATCCGCGCCGCGACCGTGGGGACACATCCGAAGTACGTGGAGATGATCCGCGAACTGATCTTAGAACGATTGAGTAACTCGCCAACCCGCCGCGCAATCGGCGAGTTCCCAGCCAACCACGACGTCTGCCCCGAAGATTGCTGCCTCTCCGGCAGACCGGCCAAACTGTAG
- a CDS encoding Clp protease N-terminal domain-containing protein: MTDLQRSGAERDYVREAESLLRGSPPKLSAPTASLLDHAQAEARARDDNHVGTEHLMLGLYALGESTARRVLESLGINRQVFAEQLEPEEGTSPSGQIPLTPRAHMIMGLAGIEAAGTPSGLVEPEHVLLGVIRESEKWEAAAYLGPHHLRAAAVAAGAKLVDVEHNLIREMKRTQDSSAYDSRE, translated from the coding sequence GTGACCGACCTACAAAGGAGCGGGGCCGAACGCGATTATGTTCGAGAGGCGGAATCGCTGCTTCGGGGATCGCCGCCGAAGCTCTCTGCGCCGACTGCGTCCCTGCTCGACCATGCTCAGGCTGAAGCACGCGCGAGAGATGACAACCACGTCGGGACCGAACACCTGATGCTTGGACTGTATGCGTTGGGTGAATCCACGGCTCGACGCGTACTGGAATCGCTCGGTATCAACCGGCAAGTCTTCGCCGAGCAACTAGAGCCTGAAGAAGGGACGAGTCCAAGTGGTCAAATCCCACTGACTCCGCGCGCTCATATGATCATGGGCCTTGCTGGAATTGAAGCAGCGGGCACTCCTTCAGGGCTGGTGGAACCAGAACACGTCTTACTCGGAGTCATCAGGGAATCGGAAAAGTGGGAGGCGGCTGCTTACCTCGGACCGCACCATCTTCGCGCCGCTGCCGTTGCCGCCGGTGCAAAGCTTGTTGATGTCGAGCACAATTTGATTCGGGAGATGAAACGGACACAAGATAGTTCTGCATACGATTCCCGTGAATAA
- a CDS encoding cyclic nucleotide-binding and patatin-like phospholipase domain-containing protein, with protein MNSESPDTVLSPFRRPLAAAPTLGPAHWAALSQSRLCGGLPDSDLRQIGAALRVIHVPAGELICRQGEPGNEMYVVVRGRIKISVERGSHEFQLLDYLGPGDHFGEMSLLIERPRSATAAAVLESELLVLERDGFDNLLKQVPGFAANLSRALGFRLHWETSRQKRRHRPAVVGLVHSNPSTERLLAPLAEALAACGQDVLALAETSQLLAAGAQLSVETLPRDPDARVPSATRTAERIDKAIAAQQRVLAAWPQTLSPRELAVRLTVCEEIWWLVEPAEWPAARQRLQELLSLGPHLAARTRLVWFVRNRDPLPPHECEALGIAERDFRIILADDVRKPDYYQRQSIAHLVRHLEGVRVGLALGGGGARGMAHLGVLRALEKENIFFDLVAGTSSGALMGLAYAAGWSPQESLDEFTMMLTPSRWWRTLPWGHAWYLIAKFRTGAWERMLRPYVGETSLKQLRIPLLTTAVDLISGREVVRDSGDAVAAVLESINLPLVSRPILRDGMALIDGGVLNNLPVDVLMDRGADLIVAVDVVSQLEQKFGRNTPHAATSKMRQPGAFATYLRVNEVQDYGITALRTQAADLLIMPDTASFDWSDFGRARALADVGEIAAERAIPQLKELLAAFSAG; from the coding sequence ATGAATTCAGAATCCCCTGATACCGTACTGTCTCCCTTTCGACGGCCGCTGGCCGCTGCGCCGACGCTGGGGCCAGCGCACTGGGCCGCGTTGTCCCAAAGCCGTCTCTGCGGCGGGCTGCCGGACTCGGACCTACGGCAGATCGGCGCCGCGCTCCGCGTGATCCACGTCCCGGCCGGCGAACTCATTTGCCGGCAGGGGGAACCGGGCAACGAGATGTACGTTGTGGTCCGCGGCCGAATTAAGATTTCGGTCGAGCGCGGCAGCCACGAGTTCCAACTGCTCGATTACCTCGGACCAGGCGACCATTTCGGCGAGATGTCGCTGCTGATCGAGCGGCCCCGTTCGGCCACGGCAGCCGCGGTGCTGGAAAGCGAATTGCTGGTCTTAGAGCGCGACGGCTTCGATAACCTGCTCAAGCAAGTGCCAGGTTTCGCGGCGAATCTGAGCCGTGCCCTGGGCTTCCGGCTGCACTGGGAAACGAGCCGGCAGAAGCGCCGTCATCGTCCGGCGGTCGTCGGACTGGTCCATTCGAATCCCTCGACGGAACGCCTGTTAGCCCCATTGGCCGAGGCCTTGGCCGCCTGCGGCCAGGACGTGCTGGCTCTGGCGGAAACCTCGCAATTGCTAGCGGCTGGAGCGCAGCTCTCGGTCGAGACGCTGCCGCGTGATCCCGACGCCCGCGTGCCGAGCGCCACGCGAACCGCGGAACGCATTGACAAAGCAATTGCCGCGCAGCAACGCGTGTTGGCCGCCTGGCCGCAAACGCTGTCGCCGCGAGAACTGGCGGTGCGGCTCACCGTCTGCGAGGAAATCTGGTGGCTCGTCGAACCGGCGGAATGGCCGGCCGCACGGCAGCGTCTGCAAGAGTTGCTTTCACTCGGGCCCCATCTGGCCGCACGAACTCGGTTGGTCTGGTTCGTGCGCAATCGAGATCCGCTGCCTCCGCATGAATGCGAGGCCTTGGGCATCGCCGAGCGGGATTTTCGCATCATTCTTGCGGACGACGTGCGGAAGCCGGACTACTATCAGCGCCAATCCATCGCGCACCTGGTGCGGCATCTGGAAGGCGTGCGGGTCGGCCTGGCGCTGGGCGGAGGTGGTGCGCGGGGGATGGCGCATCTCGGCGTGCTGCGAGCGTTGGAAAAGGAGAATATCTTTTTCGACCTTGTGGCCGGCACCAGCAGCGGCGCCTTGATGGGACTCGCCTACGCCGCGGGTTGGTCACCGCAAGAGTCGCTCGATGAATTCACCATGATGCTCACGCCGTCGCGTTGGTGGCGGACGCTGCCATGGGGGCATGCCTGGTATCTGATTGCCAAATTCCGCACCGGCGCTTGGGAGCGCATGTTGCGGCCGTATGTCGGGGAGACCTCGCTCAAACAGTTGCGCATCCCGCTGCTGACGACCGCCGTCGACCTGATTAGTGGGCGGGAAGTGGTGCGCGATTCCGGCGACGCCGTGGCCGCGGTGCTGGAGAGCATCAACCTGCCGCTGGTCAGCCGACCGATTCTGCGCGACGGCATGGCCTTGATCGACGGCGGCGTGCTCAACAACTTGCCGGTCGACGTGCTGATGGATCGCGGAGCGGATTTGATCGTCGCCGTAGACGTCGTTTCGCAACTGGAACAAAAGTTCGGCCGGAACACGCCGCACGCGGCAACTTCGAAGATGCGGCAGCCCGGTGCATTCGCAACTTACCTGCGCGTCAACGAAGTGCAGGACTACGGCATCACGGCATTACGTACGCAGGCCGCCGACCTGCTGATCATGCCGGATACCGCGTCGTTCGATTGGTCCGACTTCGGCCGCGCCCGGGCCTTGGCCGACGTCGGGGAAATCGCGGCGGAACGCGCGATCCCGCAACTCAAGGAGTTGCTGGCGGCGTTCTCGGCTGGGTAG
- a CDS encoding alpha/beta hydrolase, whose translation MVVPEIGLWLALLTLLIGASAWLFQSGHVYQTSMTLVLCSIAIALFLKPTAQASLLGKPLRAQLTEAFGPADVHRAPFSLRAAIFESAPEPAPLEAFEYTKGLKLDFYRAIGRTRAPCVVVIHGGSWVGGNRMDYGTRRELNDWLARQGYAVASIDYRLCPEHKWPAQREDLLAAIEFLRSHATELGIDEEQFVLLGRSAGGQMATATAYWKHDPTIRGVIAIYPPTDFRRTWEVAMQPGNIDHRLNLEWFLGGNPESASAAFDSASGALHVNADAPPTLILQGELDVNVFHEQSELLANRLSDARVPHALVSLPWAAHGFDLIAFNSPGGQITTYSVTWFLEAVTH comes from the coding sequence ATGGTGGTCCCGGAAATCGGGTTATGGCTGGCGCTGCTTACGCTCTTGATTGGCGCGTCCGCCTGGCTTTTCCAGAGCGGGCACGTCTATCAAACCAGCATGACACTCGTTTTATGTAGCATTGCGATCGCGCTCTTCCTCAAACCCACAGCCCAAGCTTCCTTGCTGGGAAAGCCGCTTCGAGCGCAATTGACGGAAGCCTTCGGGCCGGCGGACGTTCACCGAGCACCGTTCTCACTTCGTGCTGCCATCTTTGAAAGCGCTCCCGAGCCGGCGCCGCTCGAAGCATTTGAGTATACAAAAGGCCTAAAGCTCGATTTCTACCGGGCGATTGGGCGAACCCGTGCGCCGTGCGTCGTCGTCATTCATGGCGGCAGTTGGGTCGGTGGGAATCGAATGGACTATGGAACGCGACGCGAGTTAAACGATTGGCTCGCTCGCCAGGGCTACGCAGTCGCGTCGATCGATTACCGGCTCTGCCCTGAGCACAAGTGGCCGGCTCAGCGTGAGGATCTGCTGGCAGCCATCGAGTTTCTGCGATCCCATGCGACGGAATTGGGAATTGATGAGGAGCAGTTTGTCCTGCTCGGTCGATCGGCGGGCGGGCAGATGGCGACAGCCACGGCGTATTGGAAGCACGATCCCACGATTCGCGGCGTCATTGCCATCTATCCGCCCACCGACTTTCGTCGCACGTGGGAAGTTGCGATGCAACCCGGGAACATCGATCATCGCCTGAACTTGGAATGGTTTTTGGGCGGCAATCCGGAAAGCGCGAGCGCTGCGTTTGACAGCGCTAGCGGTGCGCTCCATGTCAATGCCGACGCTCCACCGACGTTGATTCTACAGGGCGAGTTGGACGTCAACGTCTTCCACGAGCAGAGCGAGCTCTTAGCAAACAGACTTTCCGACGCCCGCGTACCTCATGCGCTGGTCTCGCTTCCTTGGGCCGCGCACGGTTTCGATCTGATCGCCTTCAACAGCCCAGGCGGACAGATCACGACCTACTCGGTGACTTGGTTCCTGGAAGCAGTAACGCACTAA